The Porites lutea chromosome 4, jaPorLute2.1, whole genome shotgun sequence genome contains a region encoding:
- the LOC140934533 gene encoding uncharacterized protein, with amino-acid sequence MTLKTLLVVFLLVLSVGFSVSVEDFLDVSLVDEVQGPTFSLEPPVVISWIEKPPYVMLDEEPLEKSENRTRLASSQPREAMKATNDNSGINQESGQGSSPGFRVKGIFQEVVSKGLQICVRIPVTKINFTKNAGTLQQLHKTIVNKEAHLALPVQGSEDGSYGGHTYVEVLKSPGVVFIVDKQQTLKHLRKRVLQAMKDTWPVIILTLLLAGFAGILIWGLDTSKNSDHFPRSFTRGVMEGIWWSFVSMTTVGYGDRTPKSAPARLFGILWILTGLILCSFFTATFTSALTSSSMLHRKSLLGVKVAVLEDSHAYEEALKQSANVKDYPNFHEMYNALVVKEEVEGILADIYTASYYMDKVEDSRLAVTMFLSSQRSIGFALVLAEKEEFVEKTVCLRNLFKYRERDIQKIIFRHTQALHEEGEREEEEEGEEQE; translated from the exons ATGACGCTAAAAACACTGTTGGTAGTTTTCTTGTTAGTTCTGTCCGTTGGCTTTTCGGTGTCCGTGGAAGATTTTCTTGATGTGAGTCTTGTGGATGAAGTTCAAGGTCCAACTTTTTCCCTGGAACCTCCGGTGGTTATCTCCTGGATCGAGAAGCCGCCTTATGTCATGTTAGACGAAGAGCCATTAGAAAAGAGCGAAAACAGAACAAGATTGGCCTCGTCACAGCCACGAGAAGCAATGAAAGCAACGAACGATAACAGTGGTATAAACCAAGAAAGCGGGCAGGGCTCCTCGCCTGGATTCAGAGTGAAAGGTATCTTTCAGGAAGTTGTGTCCAAGGGACTTCAGATTTGCGTTAGAATACCCGTTACTAAAATCAACTTCACAAAAAATGCTGGTACTCTACAACAGCTTCATAAAACCATTGTAAACAAGGAAGCTCATCTGGCGCTTCCCGTACAAGGAAGCGAAGATGGTTCTTACGGAGGGCATACGTACGTGGAGGTCTTGAAATCGCCAGGTGTTGTTTTCATAGTGGACAAACAGCAAACATTAAAACATTTACGAAAGCGCGTCTTACAAGCCATGAAAGATACCTGGCCTGTTATTATTTTAACCTTACTTTTGGCAGGATTTGCTGGGATTTTAATCTGGGGACTG GACACATCTAAAAACTCTGATCACTTTCCACGCTCTTTCACACGAGGCGTGATGGAGGGAATTTGGTGGTCTTTCGTGAGCATGACAACAGTTGG GTATGGTGACAGGACTCCAAAGTCAGCGCCTGCACGTTTGTTTGGCATCCTGTGGATTCTTACTGGCCTTATTCTTTGCTCGTTTTTCACCGCTACTTTCACAAGTGCCTTGACGTCATCATCCATGCTACATCGTAAATCTCTGTTGGGAGTGAAG GTTGCAGTTTTGGAAGACAGTCATGCATACGAGGAGGCTTTGAAGCAGTCTGCCAACGTCAAAG ATTATCCCAATTTCCACGAAATGTACAATGCACTGGTGGTAAAAGAAGAAGTAGAGGGAATCTTAGCGGACATCTACACAGCCTCTTACTACATGGATAAAGTCGAAGACTCTCGCTTGGCAGTGACCATGTTCCTTAGTTCTCAGCGGTCAATTGGATTTGCACTAGTACTTgctgaaaaagaagaatttgTGGAAAAAACTGTGTGCCTAAGGAATCTGTTTAAATATCGAGAGCGAGACATccagaaaattatttttcgacATACCCAAGCATTGCAT GAAGAAGGAGAAcgagaagaagaagaggaaggagAAGAGCAGGAGTAA